One Streptosporangium sp. NBC_01495 DNA window includes the following coding sequences:
- a CDS encoding carbohydrate ABC transporter permease — translation MTPKLAFWLRRAGMYVLLTAIALVFVGPFLILLSAAFKPAGQAVFSFPPDIIPRPPVLTWVKEAWTTVPYLSYLLNSVVYVGVMVPVYIVVSALCAYPLAQMNFRGRNLIFFAILSTMFLPGEVMLLPRFLVVSQLGMADSYAGVILPGLLSAFGIFLLRQTFAGVPREVIDAARTDGCHELRIFWHVMLPAARPTLAILGIFGFISVWNSFIWPMVVLKDSAMYPIALGISYLAGVTGTDVRGLAAGTVISILPVVIFFMIMQRHVLEGMRGAVKG, via the coding sequence ATGACGCCGAAGCTCGCCTTCTGGCTGCGGCGCGCGGGCATGTACGTCCTGCTGACCGCGATCGCCCTCGTCTTCGTCGGCCCGTTCCTGATCCTGCTCTCGGCGGCCTTCAAGCCCGCCGGCCAGGCCGTCTTCTCCTTCCCGCCCGACATCATCCCCCGGCCCCCGGTCCTCACCTGGGTGAAGGAGGCCTGGACGACCGTCCCCTACCTGAGCTACCTGCTCAACTCGGTCGTCTACGTCGGCGTGATGGTGCCCGTGTACATCGTCGTCTCCGCGCTGTGCGCCTACCCGCTCGCCCAGATGAACTTCCGCGGCCGGAACCTCATCTTCTTCGCCATCCTGTCGACGATGTTCCTGCCGGGCGAGGTCATGCTCCTCCCTCGTTTCCTGGTGGTCTCGCAGCTCGGCATGGCCGACAGCTACGCGGGCGTGATCCTGCCGGGACTGCTGTCCGCTTTCGGGATCTTCCTGCTCCGCCAGACCTTCGCGGGCGTGCCACGCGAGGTCATCGACGCCGCCCGCACCGACGGCTGTCACGAGCTGAGGATCTTCTGGCACGTCATGCTGCCCGCCGCGCGTCCCACCCTGGCGATTCTCGGCATCTTCGGCTTCATCTCGGTCTGGAACAGCTTCATCTGGCCGATGGTCGTGCTGAAGGACTCCGCGATGTACCCGATCGCGCTGGGGATCTCCTACCTCGCGGGCGTCACCGGCACCGACGTCCGCGGTCTCGCCGCCGGAACCGTCATCTCGATCCTGCCCGTCGTCATCTTCTTCATGATCATGCAACGTCACGTACTCGAAGGCATGCGCGGCGCGGTCAAGGGCTGA
- a CDS encoding RidA family protein, which translates to MPNPATPNTTERSDTVHLRNSPDLIQPPGHYSHVAIHGDLVYVSGQLPVDQHGTALSDQAFDVQARQVLHNLDRCLIAAGTDRSRLVSVTVYVTDIGQWPAFDAIYADWIGQHRPARAVTGAIQLHYGAAVEVQAAAALS; encoded by the coding sequence ATGCCCAACCCCGCGACCCCGAACACCACCGAGCGCAGCGACACCGTTCACCTGCGCAACAGCCCAGACCTGATCCAGCCGCCGGGCCACTACTCCCATGTCGCCATCCACGGAGACCTCGTCTACGTGTCCGGCCAGCTGCCGGTGGACCAGCACGGCACTGCCCTGAGCGATCAGGCGTTCGACGTTCAGGCGCGCCAGGTCCTCCACAACCTCGACCGGTGCCTGATCGCGGCAGGCACTGACCGGTCCCGCCTCGTCTCGGTCACCGTCTACGTCACCGACATCGGTCAATGGCCGGCGTTCGACGCCATCTATGCCGACTGGATTGGTCAGCACCGCCCCGCTCGCGCTGTCACCGGCGCCATCCAGCTCCACTACGGCGCCGCAGTCGAGGTCCAGGCCGCCGCGGCTCTTTCCTGA